A segment of the Panacibacter ginsenosidivorans genome:
CGAAAACAATACCTCATTATATCAGTTGCTATCTTTTCTGCGTGCTCATTCATCTCTGGTCTTGCAGCATCATTTGCATTTTTATTAGTGGCACGTATCATCATGGGTTTTTCAGAAGGACCAGTATTGCCGCTTGCACATTCTATTATGGTAAGCGCATCAGCAGAAAAACGCAGAGGTTTCAACATGGGTTTTATGCAAAGCTTTGGCAGCAATCTGTTAGGCACTATGCTTGCACCCGTTATACTTGTTGCACTTGCAACAAATTATGGCTGGCGTAATGCATTTTTTATTGCAGGTGTTCCCGGACTAATACTTGCAACGCTTGGTTTCTTCATGATAAAGGAAATACCTGTTTTTGTAAAAGAAAAAAAACAAAAAGCAAATGTTGCTGATCTTTTCAAATACCGCAACGTGTGGGTTGCCATTATTCTCAGTGGTTGCATGATGACGTGGATGTTTGCACAGATAACTTTCATGCCAAAATTTTTAATAGCCATAAAACACTTTTCAGAAGAAGATATGGGCAAAACAATGGCTGCTTACGGACTTGGTTCGATCATCTGGGGCGCAGTGGTACCGGCGCTTTCAGACAAGCTCGGCAGAAAACCTGTTGTAATATTTTTCTTTTTGATGAGCATGATCATGCCGTTGTCTGTTGTTTATGCAGGTGATACTTTCAGCGCTGTTGCGCCACTTGTTATTCTTGGCGCAACAACAATGGGTTGCTTTCCAATCGTACTCGCAACCATTCCTTCGGAAACAGTGCCACGTCAATTCCTTGCACAAACATTGGGAATGATCATGGGAATCGGTGAATTGATTGGTGGTTTTGCTGCACCTGCAATTGCAGGATGGTCAGCAGACAAATTTGGTTTGCAGGCACCGTTTCTTATTGCGGCTGGCGCCGTATTGTTAGCTGGCTTTATCGGTTTTTTATTGATTGAAACTGGACCTGTGAAATTAAGGAACAAAGGAGCTTTGGCTACTATTCAAACTGTATAAGTGCTTATATATTTTATGAACCTAGCAATTGAATCACAGATAAAACTTTTGTTGCGTCGCACAATTGTACCGAAGAATTTTGTGCAGCAAATTGAGCAACGACTGATGAATAAAATGATTCAACTAATATGTAACTACAAAAGATTAATTAATTAATAAAAGCTCGGTCTCTCCTCGCCTTTAGGAGAGGAGACCAAGAGGTGAGGTTAAAATGAAACTTGTAACATTCAGAAACAAAAAAGGTCAATCAAGAACAGGCTGGCTGAAAGACAATGGTGTAGTAGATATGGAGCTTGTAAGCAATGGAATATTGCCTGATAATATGCTTGCCTTTATCGATGATTATGAAAAATATTTTTCGATCATCAAAGAACAACATTTAGAAGACGCAGCACCAACTTACAACTTAGCGGAAGTGCAATTACTTGCACCACTTCCAAATCCTCGCAGCTTCAGAGACTATATAGGGTTCGAAATGCACATGCTGAATGCATCAAGATCATTCGGGCATACAATTGGTGCTGCATGGTACGATATGCCAATCTTTTATTTCACCAATCATCATGGAATCTTTGGCCCTGAGGATGGAATAAAACGTCCGTTGAAAGAAACAAGACTTGATATTGAACTGGAGATAGCGGTCATTATTGGAAAGAAAGGAAAAGATATAACCGCTGCGGAAGCAGAAGATCACATTTTTGGTTACACCATTTTCAACGACTGGACTGCAAGAGCTATTCAGAAAAAGGAAATGGAAATTCCGTTGGGACCACATAAGGGAAAAGACTTTGCTAATGCCATTGGTCCATGTATTGTAACAAAAGATGAGTTTGAAAAATATCGTGTACCCTTTGATGAAAGTTATTTTGAAGCGCCATTGAAAGTCCCAACGGTTAAAGGCGACAGGTTTGATCTGAAAATGGTTTCCAGAATTAATGGACAAGTTGTAGCGGAAGGAAATTATAAAACGGTGTTCTTCAATTTTCCACAAATGATTGAGCGAGCCTCCGAAAATAATGTAACACTTATGCCCGGCGATATTCTCGGCAGTGGCACTGTGGGCGGCGGAAGCTTAGTTGAAAATAATTTTACTGTCCATCGTCCATTGGAGCCGGGTGATACAGTGGAATTAGAGATTGAAGGCATTGGAGTATTGAGAAATAAAGTTGTATAATGCAGGCATAAATTAAACATATGATTTTAGAATTAGCAACAATCGATATTAAACAGGATACTAACACTGACTTTGAAACTAATCTTGAAAAAGCCCAACATGTAATTAGCCAATCCAAAGGTTATATCAGTCACCAGTTTCAAAAATGCATTGAACAGGAGAACCGATATATTCTTTTGATCAAATGGGAAAACCTTGAAGCACATACAAAAGGTTTTCGTGAATCAGAATTGTTTAAGGAATGGCGTGCATTGATTGGACCATTCTTTGAATCTGCACCAAATGTGCAACACTATGAATTAAAATTTGAAATGTGAAGATGATTTCGGATTTCGGATTTTAGATTTCGGAATATGAACGACCGAGATCCGAAATCATCAATCCGAAATTTCTTGTTGCATAATGGTATATAGTACAAGAGTGCGACGCAACAGCAGTTTAATAGTTGTATAAAAGCCGGGAACATAATAACTACATAAATAATTGCAATGAAAATAATTGACTTATCAGTAACCATTTCTGAGAAAATTAAAGAGCCACTGCCTACTAAAATTGTTTATGAGGATCACAAGGAAGGCGCAAAAAAGATGGGTGGTAAACTATTTGAAGGATTGACAGATGTGTTCATTGATGGCAATGGTCCTGCAGGTGAATTTTTGTCTGTTACAAGTCATTGTGGTACGCATGTGGATGCGCCATATCATTATTTTCCAACTTCAGAAGGTAAGGCTTCAAGAACGATTGATGAAATGCCGTTGGATTGGTTTTTCCAGGATGGTGTAGTGCTTGATTTTACTGATAAGCCCGATGGCTACATGTTTGAGCCGGAAGACTTGGTAGAAAAATTAGCAGCGATAAATTATACGCTTAAGCCACTTGATATTGTGTTGATCCGCTGCGATGCAGACAAACGAATTCATGATGATGATTTTGTAAAAATACATGTGGGTGCTTCGGCAAAAGCAACGCATTGGTTAATTGACCAGGGTATTAAAGTGATGGGTACAGATGGTTGGGGATGGGATATTCCACTGCATATACAAGCTGCAGATTTTCGCAACAATCCACGTCCCGGTATTATCTGGCAGGCGCATTATGTAGGCATTGAAAAAGAATATTGCCAGATTGAAAAATTAGCCAACCTGGATCAGTTGCCTCCATTTGGTTTTAAAGTGGCTTGCTTCCCTTGTAAAATAGAAAAGGCAAGTGCAGGCTGGACAAGAGCTGTAGCCATTTTAGATTTATGATTTCGGAAAGATTCGAACAGCGAAATTGTATTCGACTTTAAAATTCCGAAATCATATATCCGAAATCCGAAATTAAAATAAAAGAATGGAATCACCGATAAGACAAGTTGTAACGGGTCATGATAAAAAAGGCAATGCAGTTTTTGTATCTGATAATACATTCGAAACTGTTGCTATTCCTTCCGGCGACGCAGCCATGACAACTATCTGGACAACGGCAACAGTTCCTGCAGATTTGAATGATGAAACAGATGGACGCGAAAGAGATGCAGGCACAACTTTAAAAGGCGGCTCAGTTATTCGCATTGTAGATATGTTGCCCGGTGCTTCTTCTCCAATGCATCGTACAAATAGTATTGATTATGGAATTATTATCAGCGGCACTATTGAACTGGAATTAGATAATAATATTTTTAAAACATTAGCAGCGGGAGATATTATTGTGCAACGCGGTACCATACATAAATGGCGTAATCCAAGTGCAGAAACAATTTGCAGGATCGTATTTGTATTGACAGAAGCAAAACCTTTTGAGTTAAATGGAACAGCTTTGCAGGAATACATGGAGCATTGATTTTTTTATGAACCAAACAGCATTGCTACTATTAAGCTTCTGTTGCGTCGCACACTTGTACAACATAACAATATTGAACAAGTAAAACACTATACTGAATGAAAAGATTTGAAAATAAAGTTTGTCTTGTTACAGGCGCTGGTTCCGGTATTGGTGCAGCAACCTCGGTTGCATTTGCAAAAGAAGGAGCAATCATTATTGCAGCAGATATAAATGAAGATGCAGCAAAAGAAACAGCAGGTAAAATAAAAAAAGATAAGGGCAAAGCGATTTTTATAAAAGTAAATATTGCACAGCATAGTGAGGTAAAGAAAATGGTTGCACTCGCAGTAAAAAGATTTGGGCAATTAGATTGTGCTGTGAATTGTGCAGGTATTGCAGGGAAACATACTTTAGCTGTACATGAATATCCCGAAGATGATTGGGTAAACATGATCAACATAAATCTCATTGGCACTTACTATTGCGTGAAAGAGCAAGTAAAACAAATGTTGCAAAATGGTGGCGGTAACATTGTAAATGTTTCTTCTGCTGCGGGTTTGATTGCGCAGCCATTTAATTCGCCGTATGCAGCTTCTAAATTTGGTGTTGTGGGTTTAACAAGAACAGCAGCTAAGGAGTATGCTACACAGAATATCCGTATCAATGCAGTTTGTCCAACAGCAATTGAAACGCCAATGATCATGCATGGCAGAAGAAAACTTGCCTTCAATCCCGAGGCGTTGGAAGCAGCAAAAAACTACCAGGCAATGAAACGTATGGGTCAGCCGGAAGAAGTAGCAGATGTGATATTGTGGCTATGTTCAAATGAATCATCTTTTATAACAGGCCATGCTATGCCAGTGGATGGTGGTGCTTTTGCTTAATGGTAATACCCGATTGTTCAAATAATAGGATATTCAACAGTAAAATCATTTTGTAATTTCAGATTATGAAAAAATTAAATCCTCCGTTCCGGGCAGACCAGGTGGGTAGTTTACTAAGAACACCTGAAGTAAAAGAAAACCGCCTTCGCTGGAAGCAAGGCTTATTGAGTGCTTCAGCACTGCGTGCTATTGAAGACAAAGCCATTGCTGAAACAGTAAGGAAAGTAGAAAGCATTGGCATGAAATCCATAACAGATGGAGAATTCAGGAGAGACTATTTTCATCTCGACTTTTTGCAACAATTATCGGGAGTAGAAGTTACTGGCGGTATTGCTGCCAACCCGCATGCTAAAACTGCCGAAGATCATTTTACGCCGCCAAAATTGAGTGTTACCGGTAAGTTGAAACACGTAAGAAATATACAGGTAGATGATTTCAATTTTTTGAAATCAGTAGTAACACAGACGCCAAAGGTTTCTATTCCCTCACCAACCATGGTGCATTTTCGCGGCGGAAGAAAAGCAATTGATATCAATGCCTATCCCGATATGGACGAGTTTTTCGCTGATCTCTCACAATGCTACCGTGATGAAATAAAAGCATTATACGACGCCGGCTGCCGTTATATACAATTGGATGATACCAACCTTGCATATTTATGTGATATCAAGATGAGGGCAGAAGCAAAGCAACGTGGTGATGATCCCAATGAATTGCCCAAGACATATGCAGCATTGATCAATTCAGTTATTAATGATCGCCCCAATGATTTGACTGTAGCTATACATCTCTGCCGTGGCAATTATCGAAGCACCTGGTTTGCAGAAGGTGGCTACGAACCAGTTGCAGAAGTATTGTTCAATGATCTTAATGTGGATGCCTATTTTTTAGAATATGATGATGAGCGCAGTGGTGATTTTGCACCACTTCGTTTTGTACCAAAAAATAAAGTAGTAGTACTTGGATTGATCTCATCAAAAATTCCTCAGCTGGAAAAGATGGACGATGTAATAAAAAGAATTGAAGAAGCTGCACACTATATGCCAGTTGAAAATATGGGGCTTAGCCCGCAATGTGGCTTCTCCAGTACCTCTCACGGCAACAATATTACCATGGATGATCAATGGAGGAAACTTGAACTGGTAGTAAAAATTGCAGATACTGTCTGGGGTTATTAATGGTGACCTGACAGTGCTGACTAAAGAAAAGAAAGTACAAGAGTGCGACGCAAGAAAAGTCTAATAGCAGTGTAGCAGTTGGGTACATAAAGTAAATAATATGGTTTTAAAAACACAAATAGGTATCATCGGTGCAGGACCTGCAGGTCTAACACTTGCGTTATTATTACAAAGAGCAGGCGTTGATTGTGTAATACTGGAATACCGCAGCCGTGATTATGTAGAATCGAGAGTACGTGCAGGTTTGCTTGAACAAAATACCGTTGATCTTTTTAATGAATTAGGTGCCGCAGAAAGATTAAACAAAGAAGGCCTGCAACATCACGGTGTGTATTTGAGTTTTGATGGTGAAAGAATAAGAGTGCCATTTAATGAATTAACAGGCGGCAGATGTATTACGATTTATGGGCAGCAGGAAGTAGTGAAAGATCTCATCAAACTAAATCTTGAACGCGGTGTGCCCGTTCACTTTGAAGCAGCAGCAACAAAAATTGAAGGCATAGATACTGCTACTCCAAAAGTTCATTATACACAAAATAATGAAGACCATATTCTGGAATGTGATTTCATTGCCGGTTGTGATGGTTATCATGGCATCAGCCGAAAGTCAATGCCAAAAGGCGCTTACAACGAATTTCAAAAAGAATATCCATTTAGTTGGTTGGGCATTCTTGCACATGCAGCGCCATCAAGCGATGAATTGATTTATGCTTATCATGAACGCGGGTTTGCGTTACATAGTTTGCGCAGTGAAAAAGTGAGTCGTTTATATATACAAGTTGATAACAATGATAAAGTGGAAAACTGGACCGATGAAAATATTTGGGATGAGTTGGAAATTCGTTTAAGTGATAATAAAAGCTTTAAATTAAACCGCGGTGAAATTTTTGAAAAAGCCATGACACCCATGCGAAGCTTTATGATCGATAATATGCAGCATGGAAAATTATTTTTAGCTGGCGATGCTGCACATATTGTTCCGCCAACAGGTGGCAAGGGCTTGAATCTTGCCGTAGCAGATATCCGTTTTCTTTCTGCGGCACTCACCAACTTGTATAAGAATAAAAAAGATGACCTGCTGCAAACTTATTCGCAGGATTGTTTAAGAAGAATATGGCGTGCACAGGATTTTTCCAATTTTATGACGTACCTTTTTCACAAACAGGCAACGCATGGCTCGTTTGAATATCATTTACAAAAATCAAGATTTAATTATATAGGTTTATCAAAAGCACAGGCAACAACTATTGCAGAGAATTATGTAGGACTAAAGGAAATTTAATAATGATACCAGCTACAGTAACTCCGGTTAAACTTCGTTGCGTCGCATTGCGTTCATCGCCTGTTTTACTATGAAGCAAAAAAATACAAACATGCAATTCGTAAGTATTAACGGACATACAATTCACTATAAACATATCATTTCAACTGCAAATGAAACCAGCACTTTTCTGTTCGTCAATTCACTCGGTACAGATTTTCGAATATGGGATGAGGTTGTGGAATCATTGAAAGAATATGGAAATATTATTTTGTTTGATAAGCGTGGTCATGGTTTGAGTGATGTTTTTACGAATACTACAGGATTAAATGATTTTGCTGATGATGCGGCCGCGCTTTTAAATTACTTACACATCAATAAATTTATTATTGTTGGTTTATCAGTAGGTGGTATGATAGCACAGATTTTAGCAAGCCGCTTTCCAACACAAATAGAAAAACTTATACTTTGCGATACAAGATATAAGATTGGAAACGAAGATATTTGGAATACCAGGATACATCAGGTGAAAGAACAAGGGTTAGAATCAATAAGTGAAGGTGTAATCCAAAGATGGTTCTCTGCTGATTTTCACAGAACACAAGCTGTAAAAGTTACAGGATATCAAAATATGCTGGAACGAACACCTGCATTGGGTTACATACAAGCCTGCGAAGCAATAAGAGATGCGGATCTTACTGCGATAGCAAAGCAAATTAAGACTCCAACTTTATGTATTGTTGGTTCTGAAGATAAATCAACCACACCGGAAGAAGTAAAATATCTTGCAGATCTAATTGAAGGTGCTGCATATAAAATAATTAAAGGTTCGGGACATATTCCATGTATTGATAATCCGTCGGTATTAAGCAAACTGATTATTGATTTTATTAAATAGCATTTATGAATGATGAATTGTATAATAAAGGCATGCAAACACGCCGTTCTGTTTTAGGGGATGCGCATGTTGACAAAGCAGAAGCAAACAAAACAGATTTTGACAAAGACTTCCAGGAATACATTACCAACAATGCATGGGGGGCTGTATGGAGCAGACCCGGTTTAACAAAAAGAGAAAGAAGTTTGATTACAATTGCACTGCTTGCAGCATTGGGTCATGATGAGGAATTGGCAATGCATATTCGTGCAACAAAAAATACAGGTGCCACACAAGATGATGTGAAAGAAGTGTTGCTTCATACGGCAGTGTATGCAGGTGTACCTGTTGCTAATGGCGCTATTAAAATTGCAAAGAAGATTTTTGCAGAAGAAAAAGATCAATAAAGTTGTCGCAGCACAAGAGTGCGACGCAACAATAGGTAAATAGTAGTACAGAAGTTGGGGACCAAAATAAAATTACAATGGACCAGATAGATTACAATGTTCAACCACCGCATTTATACCCGGAGTATAAATCAACGATTCTTCGCAGTCCTACAAAGCCATTGATGATCGTAAAGGAATATTTGAAAGATCTTAGCCTCCCTGCATTTGGAGAATCGATGATTGGAAAATTTGATAATGACTTAACAAAAAATGCCCGTAAGAATGGAGAACCAATTGGTGAGCGTATTAAAGTTTCGGGTAAAGTAATGGATGAATATGGCAGGCCTTTGCACAATGTATTGGTAGAGATATGGCAAGCCAATTCTGCTGGCCGTTATATA
Coding sequences within it:
- a CDS encoding cupin domain-containing protein produces the protein MESPIRQVVTGHDKKGNAVFVSDNTFETVAIPSGDAAMTTIWTTATVPADLNDETDGRERDAGTTLKGGSVIRIVDMLPGASSPMHRTNSIDYGIIISGTIELELDNNIFKTLAAGDIIVQRGTIHKWRNPSAETICRIVFVLTEAKPFELNGTALQEYMEH
- a CDS encoding 5-methyltetrahydropteroyltriglutamate--homocysteine S-methyltransferase, coding for MKKLNPPFRADQVGSLLRTPEVKENRLRWKQGLLSASALRAIEDKAIAETVRKVESIGMKSITDGEFRRDYFHLDFLQQLSGVEVTGGIAANPHAKTAEDHFTPPKLSVTGKLKHVRNIQVDDFNFLKSVVTQTPKVSIPSPTMVHFRGGRKAIDINAYPDMDEFFADLSQCYRDEIKALYDAGCRYIQLDDTNLAYLCDIKMRAEAKQRGDDPNELPKTYAALINSVINDRPNDLTVAIHLCRGNYRSTWFAEGGYEPVAEVLFNDLNVDAYFLEYDDERSGDFAPLRFVPKNKVVVLGLISSKIPQLEKMDDVIKRIEEAAHYMPVENMGLSPQCGFSSTSHGNNITMDDQWRKLELVVKIADTVWGY
- the pcaD gene encoding 3-oxoadipate enol-lactonase — translated: MQFVSINGHTIHYKHIISTANETSTFLFVNSLGTDFRIWDEVVESLKEYGNIILFDKRGHGLSDVFTNTTGLNDFADDAAALLNYLHINKFIIVGLSVGGMIAQILASRFPTQIEKLILCDTRYKIGNEDIWNTRIHQVKEQGLESISEGVIQRWFSADFHRTQAVKVTGYQNMLERTPALGYIQACEAIRDADLTAIAKQIKTPTLCIVGSEDKSTTPEEVKYLADLIEGAAYKIIKGSGHIPCIDNPSVLSKLIIDFIK
- a CDS encoding 4-hydroxybenzoate 3-monooxygenase: MVLKTQIGIIGAGPAGLTLALLLQRAGVDCVILEYRSRDYVESRVRAGLLEQNTVDLFNELGAAERLNKEGLQHHGVYLSFDGERIRVPFNELTGGRCITIYGQQEVVKDLIKLNLERGVPVHFEAAATKIEGIDTATPKVHYTQNNEDHILECDFIAGCDGYHGISRKSMPKGAYNEFQKEYPFSWLGILAHAAPSSDELIYAYHERGFALHSLRSEKVSRLYIQVDNNDKVENWTDENIWDELEIRLSDNKSFKLNRGEIFEKAMTPMRSFMIDNMQHGKLFLAGDAAHIVPPTGGKGLNLAVADIRFLSAALTNLYKNKKDDLLQTYSQDCLRRIWRAQDFSNFMTYLFHKQATHGSFEYHLQKSRFNYIGLSKAQATTIAENYVGLKEI
- a CDS encoding fumarylacetoacetate hydrolase family protein translates to MKLVTFRNKKGQSRTGWLKDNGVVDMELVSNGILPDNMLAFIDDYEKYFSIIKEQHLEDAAPTYNLAEVQLLAPLPNPRSFRDYIGFEMHMLNASRSFGHTIGAAWYDMPIFYFTNHHGIFGPEDGIKRPLKETRLDIELEIAVIIGKKGKDITAAEAEDHIFGYTIFNDWTARAIQKKEMEIPLGPHKGKDFANAIGPCIVTKDEFEKYRVPFDESYFEAPLKVPTVKGDRFDLKMVSRINGQVVAEGNYKTVFFNFPQMIERASENNVTLMPGDILGSGTVGGGSLVENNFTVHRPLEPGDTVELEIEGIGVLRNKVV
- the pcaC gene encoding 4-carboxymuconolactone decarboxylase codes for the protein MNDELYNKGMQTRRSVLGDAHVDKAEANKTDFDKDFQEYITNNAWGAVWSRPGLTKRERSLITIALLAALGHDEELAMHIRATKNTGATQDDVKEVLLHTAVYAGVPVANGAIKIAKKIFAEEKDQ
- a CDS encoding MFS transporter, whose amino-acid sequence is MPAKKIFPYENKMLILLTFTFGFVLFDRMALNFLVPFFDKELGLNNTQIGLLASLLALAWAISGYAIGTLSDKTGKRKQYLIISVAIFSACSFISGLAASFAFLLVARIIMGFSEGPVLPLAHSIMVSASAEKRRGFNMGFMQSFGSNLLGTMLAPVILVALATNYGWRNAFFIAGVPGLILATLGFFMIKEIPVFVKEKKQKANVADLFKYRNVWVAIILSGCMMTWMFAQITFMPKFLIAIKHFSEEDMGKTMAAYGLGSIIWGAVVPALSDKLGRKPVVIFFFLMSMIMPLSVVYAGDTFSAVAPLVILGATTMGCFPIVLATIPSETVPRQFLAQTLGMIMGIGELIGGFAAPAIAGWSADKFGLQAPFLIAAGAVLLAGFIGFLLIETGPVKLRNKGALATIQTV
- a CDS encoding cyclase family protein encodes the protein MKIIDLSVTISEKIKEPLPTKIVYEDHKEGAKKMGGKLFEGLTDVFIDGNGPAGEFLSVTSHCGTHVDAPYHYFPTSEGKASRTIDEMPLDWFFQDGVVLDFTDKPDGYMFEPEDLVEKLAAINYTLKPLDIVLIRCDADKRIHDDDFVKIHVGASAKATHWLIDQGIKVMGTDGWGWDIPLHIQAADFRNNPRPGIIWQAHYVGIEKEYCQIEKLANLDQLPPFGFKVACFPCKIEKASAGWTRAVAILDL
- a CDS encoding SDR family NAD(P)-dependent oxidoreductase, coding for MKRFENKVCLVTGAGSGIGAATSVAFAKEGAIIIAADINEDAAKETAGKIKKDKGKAIFIKVNIAQHSEVKKMVALAVKRFGQLDCAVNCAGIAGKHTLAVHEYPEDDWVNMININLIGTYYCVKEQVKQMLQNGGGNIVNVSSAAGLIAQPFNSPYAASKFGVVGLTRTAAKEYATQNIRINAVCPTAIETPMIMHGRRKLAFNPEALEAAKNYQAMKRMGQPEEVADVILWLCSNESSFITGHAMPVDGGAFA
- a CDS encoding antibiotic biosynthesis monooxygenase family protein, which gives rise to MILELATIDIKQDTNTDFETNLEKAQHVISQSKGYISHQFQKCIEQENRYILLIKWENLEAHTKGFRESELFKEWRALIGPFFESAPNVQHYELKFEM